One stretch of bacterium DNA includes these proteins:
- a CDS encoding CopG family antitoxin, with protein MRTHYDFSKMKGRKNPYIGRLKQPITIRLDKDTVSYFKGLATELGMPYQNLINLYLRDCAFSHKKLELKWACRIKPNKPVKTPIKPAL; from the coding sequence ATGAGAACACATTACGACTTCTCGAAAATGAAGGGGCGAAAAAATCCCTATATCGGCCGCTTGAAACAACCAATTACCATCCGGTTGGATAAGGATACGGTATCCTACTTCAAGGGACTCGCGACTGAGTTGGGAATGCCATACCAGAACCTGATCAATCTCTACCTCCGGGATTGCGCCTTCAGTCACAAAAAACTTGAACTGAAATGGGCATGTCGAATAAAACCCAATAAACCAGT